GGAGCCGCGCCAGTACCGCTGCGCGCCGACGTTCGAGGCGCTGGACGCGAACCCGTCACTCGAGCTGGTGGCCAGCTCGCGATGGGAAGGCGCGCACGTCCGGCTCTACCGCTTCAGATAGCTTCGGCTCGCGGCCGGACGTTGGCGTTGATGAACTCGATGATCTGCTGCATCGGGCTGCCGGGCAGGAAGATGCCCTTGATGCCGATCGCCTGCAGCTTGGGGATGTCGACGTCGGGAATGATCCCGCCGACGACGACGAGCACGTCCTCCAGCCCTTTTTCCTTCAGCAGGTCCATCACGCGCGGGCACGCGTGCATGTGCGCCCCGGAGAGGATCGAGAGGCCGATGACGTCGGCGTCTTCCTGGAGCGCGGCGCCGACGATCTGCTCGGGCGTCTGGCGCAGCCCGGTGTAGATGACTTCCATGCCGGCGTCGCGCAGCGCCCGCGCGATGACCTTGGCGCCGCGATCGTGCCCGTCGAGACCGGGCTTGGCAATGACGACTCGGATCTTCTGCATCAGTGTCAGCTCTCAGATTTCAGCTCTCGGCCGGCAGCCGGTAGCCGGTGGCCGATCGCCGGTGGCCGGTAGCCGGTGGCCGGTAGCCGGTAGCCGGTAGCCGGCAGCCGAAAGCTAAATCAGCGGCACTTCCTCGTACTCTCCCCAGATCTCTCTCAACGCGTCGCACATTTCGCCGACGGTCGCGTAGGCGCGGACGCAGTCCAGCAGCGGATACATGGTGTTGCCGGTGCCGCGCGCGGTCTGCTTGAGCGCATCGAGCGCCCCGGCGACGGCGGCGTGGTCGCGCGTCCGGCGCAGCTCGTGCAGCCGCGCCACCTGCCGCTCGGCCGTGGTCTCGTCGATGTAGAGGATCGGCACCGGCGCGGCATCGTCCTGGACGAAGTCGTTGACGCCGACGATGATCTTGTCGCGGAGCTCGACCGACTGCTGGAAGCGGTACGAGGCCTCGGCGATCTCGCGCTGGGGGAACCCCTGCTCGATCGCCTCGACCATGCCGCCCATGCGATCGATGACGTCGAAGTACTGCCTGGCTTCGCGCTCCATGTCGAGCGTCAGCCGCTCCACGAAGTAGGACCCGCCCAGCGGATCGACGACGTTGGTGACGCCGCTCTCGTGGGCGATGATCTGCTGCGTCCGCAGCGCCAGCGTGGCCGCCTCCGCGGTCGGCAGCGCCAGCGCCTCGTCGAGCGAGTTGGTGTGCAGCGAATTGGTCCCGCCGAGCACCGCGGCGAGCGCCTGCAGCGCCGTCCGCACGACGTTGTTGTAGGGCTGCTGCGCGGTGAGCGAGACGCCGGCGGTCTGCGTGTGGAAGCGCAGCTTCCACGACCGTTCGTTCTTCGCCTTGAAACGATCCCGCATCACTTCGGCCCACAGCTTGCGGGCGGCGCGGAACTTGGCGATCTCCTCG
The genomic region above belongs to Vicinamibacterales bacterium and contains:
- a CDS encoding cobalamin B12-binding domain-containing protein; its protein translation is MQKIRVVIAKPGLDGHDRGAKVIARALRDAGMEVIYTGLRQTPEQIVGAALQEDADVIGLSILSGAHMHACPRVMDLLKEKGLEDVLVVVGGIIPDVDIPKLQAIGIKGIFLPGSPMQQIIEFINANVRPRAEAI